A stretch of DNA from Gimesia chilikensis:
AATATACAGAACCGATTTCTGGCCAGCCTGCAGTGGACGCTGGGAATTATCCCCCTCTCCCTGGCTGCACTTGTCTTTTTACTGACCGAATGGAAACAGTGGTCCCGCTGGTGGCTGGTATTCGCTTCCATCATATCACTGCACGTTGTCCACATCCCCTACTGGTATGACGGCATCATGCACTGGCATTACGTCTTCGAAACCGGCCCGCTCTGGGCGCTGATTTTTGCCCGCGCCACGCAGACGCTGTTTCGGATCTGGCAACAAATCGACCGCCCCCTGATGAGCGTTCTCTGGCTGGCCATGATGCTGGCCGCCTTCCTGACTAACCTGACGGTCCTGCCCCCACTCTGGGGTGTCTCCAAACTGGAAATCATCGTGAGCAATGTCGCCTTCTCTCGTCTCAAACATTTTCAGTTTCAGCAGATGCTGAATCATCATCCGCAAATCAAACGTCCCGCGTTGATGCTCATCGCCCACGATCCGCACGACCGACACATCGACTACGTCATCAACTCGCCCGACCTCAAACAACAGGAGATCCTGACCGGTCGTTACCTTCCCGCTCAGTATCCCCCTGCCCGCGTGCAGCAAATCTTCCCGCAACGCACGCTCTATCTGTACGATGCAAAACAGAATCGGCTCAGCAGATGGAATGGTACCATCTGGGAGCCGATCTGATCTCGATTATTTATCGATGATTTGCAGTTTCATTTCGTCGGAATTGGCTTTGAGTTCGGGAGCGTACATGCCCTCGCCCGTAGTCGGTAAGCCACTGAACTTCCCGGGTATTTCGGCTCGCAACCGGTAATTCAGACTATGTTTTCCGCGGGGCAGTTGTCGGATGTAAAAGACCACGCGGTCATCCCGAAATTCCTGATAGTTCCTCAGTCCGTTGTAGGAGTATCCACTGCGAAGTTCGACCGGTTCCAGACCAGCGGCGCGGAAATCTTCGAATACCAGATATTCATAGTCATTTTTGCTGTCGAAGATCAATTCCACTTCCACGAGGTCGCCACTCTTGAGGGCAGTCTCACGTGTGATTTCCTGACGCTGGTATTTCTCCACGCGCTGGTCGACGACCTGACCTTCCGAGCCGGACGTTTTAATGTCTGCGTCTTCGGGAATCAGCTGGTAATACTTGCGCTCAACTTTGACTTCCAGACCTGTGGCTGTGATGAAGTCTTCCTTCGTGAAGTAAGTCACATAAGCATTATAGTATACCGGCCCCCGCCCCTGCTTCCGGATCTCCAGACGATGGGCCCCCCCAGTCAATGCATCCCCTTCCAGAACAAACTTGTTGTCATAGGTAAACAGATCGGCGGCAGTAATTTTCACCTCTTTCTGTTTCTCACCGTCCAGGTAAACTTCGAGAGTCAGATCGGGTTGATCTTCTCCACTGGCTGTCCAGTATTCGGCCAGTGCTTCGACTGCGATCGCAGTGTCAGACACAGAACTCCAGTAGGTGCCGTGCTTGCGATTGTTAAGCAGATACTTGACCAGCTGAGCCGCTTTGGGGTTCTGCGGATCCACTTTCGACAACAGCTTGAGATAGTAGGCATTCGCTTCCACTTCATTACCGTACCAGTGCCACCACCAGTTGTTTTCTGGCAGATTAAGATAGGCGGTCTGATTTTCAGGATCCTGTACCAGGTACTGGTCCATATTATCCATCAGCATCGCCAGCCGATCCTGTCGTTCCAGCTTATGAGACGCCAGTCCCAGCATCCCCAAGGCATAGACCGACAATTCAGTACGATCCCGATACAGGAAATCATACATCTGCTCATTGGTGACGCCCTGATTAACCAGAACCAGGAATACATAGGCATCCAGGTTGGACGCATATTCTTTATAGGGTTTCGTTTTAGCTGGCGCATTCAGAAGCTTCCGAACTTCCTGTTGCTGATAGTTCTTCAACCACTCGACGCCGCGTTCCAAAGTGCCAGGCACCAGCGCAACATCGCTCTGCTGAGCCAGGGCCAGCCCCTGTACGACTCGGGCAGTGAAGAAGGGAGACGACCGTTCCTGCCAGCCAGAGAACCAGCCCCAGCCGCCGTCAGACAGCTGCATACTGGTCAAATCTGCGACGCCCTGCTTCACGATCAAATCCACCTCACCCTGATTGAAGATCGGATTCTGACCATAGCGTTTCCACTGTTCAGCCCGTTTCTGATCATCGCCAATTTCCTGGGCATTCAGATTGGTCCGTTTCCGCTCAATCTCCTTCAGATCCAGCCCCATTTGTTTCAGAATGTTCTGGGTCATCACGGTTGGCAGAAAACGATACAGGGTGCAGTCCGTCGTTTTATGGGGGTTGTAAATCAGATAAGGCAGTGCATCGACCATCGCTCCTGCCAGAGAGGGAGAATAACGAAGTTCCAGGCGACTGAGTTCTGTCGTCCGCTGGCCAGGAATCTGAAAACTGATCTGAGCCGAAGAATCGTCGGGACGAATACTGCCGGTAAAAGATTCTGTTTTCAAAATTCCGTGTACTTTGACCGGGAAAGTCATCTGCATCGCATCGGATTCCTCATCGGTCAGTGCTTTCATACGAATCACGGCAAAACCGGCACGCGAGGCTTTGACGCGCCAGTCAATCCGTTTCTCGCCATTCGCGTCAATCGTCACCGTCTGAGTCAGTTCATCCAGCGGTTCCAGCGCATCGCCGTCCAGTTCAAGCACTACCTTCACATCCTTGGATGTCTTCAGATAGTTATGCACATTCGCACTCAGCACGACTTCATCAGTCTCTGTAAAGAACCGGGGAGCCTGGAGCCGGATAATCAGATTTTTACGAGTAACAACTTCACGCTGACCTTCACCGACCATGGTCCCTGTGCCCATTGACCAGCTGCGAATCTTCCAGCTGGTCAGATTCTCGGGCATCTTAAAGGAGACCTCAGCTAATCCATCCTGGTCCGTATTGATCGCGCCATTCCAAAAGGCGGTATCTGCGAAATTCTGACGAACGGCTGGTTCGACTACAGCTGAAGATCCTGCCGAAGCCACAGCAGCATCTGCCTGTAACTCACTTGCCTTTTCTTCGGCAGGGGCCATGCTGAGGGGGACTCCCGCCATGGGGGTTGCTCTGCCAGACTTCATAGCTGGTAAGACACCCGGCCCCGGGCCTTCCATGACTCCGAATTGATCCGATTTATCAGCATTCGCAGGCATCAGATTTCCAAAAGCCCCCAGCATCTGCATGCCGACTTCACCTTGCTTAAGCAGGTTATGAAAACTCCGACTGAGGCTACTGTAGGTCAAAGGGTGATGTGAGCGCTTCCATTTCCAGAAGAACGATTTGATGTCACTCACATTCGAACCGCCGCTGATGTACTCCACACTCTTGTCATAGACGCTCACCACCAGGGAACCCTCAACCGGATTTCCTTCCGCATCGGTCACCTTCAGCTTCACGGTCGCGTCCTGACCGGGCTTATATTCGGTTTCAGAAGATTCGACTTCCAGATTGACCACCCGTTTTTCTGGTGGAACGGCAATTTCACGTGCTTCGGTAAACACCTGCCCCTGGTGAATTGTTACAGCTTCCACAAACAGGTTCGGTAGATCTTTGCGCGTCAGTCCCAGCTCATAAGTAGTACTCTTTCCAGCCAGCTTGAGCACCTGTGGTTTCTGATAGACTCCATTCACAGGACGCAAGAACAACAAAACGGTGCTACCCGGCTGATTCGTATTGATCAATAGACGAACTTTTTCCACCGGCTGGTAATTCTTCTTTTCGACAATAATTTCCAGGTCATTGAAGCGATACTCCTTGCCGTCAAATCCTTCACCTCGGATCGTGAACAGGGAGCCCCCTTCAATCTGCTTTCCCTGCTTGTCAGTTACAACACAGGCAACTCGATATTGTCCGGATTGAGCCGCGGACATCTTTTGAGTGATTGTGCCGTCCTCCTGGGGATTGACGTCCCATTCCTGGACCGCCGTTTCCTGTGGTTCTCCCTGTTGATTGTAGGTAATGCGGTATAACACGATCTTCCCGGTTCCCTGGACCGGTTTTTGATCGAGAGTCTGTGCCTTGAAGCTGGCCGTCATCGAATCGCCAACCCGATAATACCCCCGATTCATCCAGGCAAACACTTTGAAAGGTTCACGGGCTACCAGCACCGATCCTTTTCCCACGATCGTACGCCGAGACTCGTCAACGACTTCCGCTGTAATTTCATATCGATGGTCTTCATCACCGTGAATGGCTTTCGCCAGTGCTGTATCGATCTCGATTTCAACCTCACCATTGCTGCCAATCGGAACCGTATTCGACATGACGACTTCTGGTGGTGCAGAGCGACGATGGATCCACCACGGACCGGGGGCAATACATCCCCAGCGGCCCCATCCGGGATACCAGGGATGATCACCGGTAAACCACCAGTAACCGGATCCGTACAACCAGTCCCAGGGATCATAGGGATACCAGTGCTGCTCGTAAGAGGTGCGCGTTACTTTGTATTTGACTTCCGCGTTGATCACCGGACTGCCAAAATAGTACTTTGCCTTAATTTTGGCTTTAATAGTATCTCCCAGCGCCACGGGTTCATCAGGTGCCTCGACTGAGACTTCGTACTCCGGCTTCTTATATTCCTCAACGCGGAACGAGAACGACGAAGCAAATCTGCGATTTCGATTTTTCCCCGATGCAAAGTCATATTTGACTTCGACTACAAAACTATAGGAGCCCAGAGCGGCATCTTTGGGAATCTCCCACTCCCCGTTTGCACCGCCGTATTCGTCGGTTGTCAGCGTTTTTTCAAAGATCTGTTTCTGATCTCGCCCGATCAGCTTTAATGTAACCTCACGTTGATCAAACAGGGCTTCTTCTGATCTTGAAAGATCATAACCCACGTTCCGGACCCAGAATTTATAATCGACCTTCTGGCCGGGACGGTAGACGGGACGATCGGTGATCCCATAAATCTTGTTGACTTGATACTGTTCCTGGGGGGACGGCTGGTACCAGAATCGATCGAACCCCTGGTAAGCAAATCGACCTGACTTCGTACGGGCGATGGCAATCCATTGAAACTCGCGTTTCAGCAGATTCTCTTCAGGAAATGCCTGACCGTTTTCATCGGTCTGCTCTGCAAAACTGGCGGTCAGAGTCTGTCGCTGATTACGGGCGACGTATTTGTTCTGATATCCAAAAAACTCCAGATTCGCATTGGGCACCGCCTGCCCGCTGCGGGCATCAGCCACATAATAGAAGGTCCGGTCTGCCATCCGCTTGTGCACGATGACAGTATCATCCAGCCAGACGACAATCCGACTGGTATTCCCGTCTTCCATTTTCGCGATCAGCAGATATGCTCCTGCATTCTGCAGCGGGGTGGCGACAGTCACACGACGGTCCCGGTGTCCTGCCAGAGGTTCCAGTTTCATATCCCAGCGAGAGACCAGTTCTCCCTGATATTTTTTCTGCTGTTCCTGAACCAGACGATATCCCAGGTTCGAAATATTGATTTTATTCCAGTCCAGGCGGTCCGGATGTGACTTGAGATAGTCTTTGACATCTTTCAACAATTCAGCAACGTTGATCTGATACGCTTCAAAATGGACCTGCTTACCGTTCCGGAAACGATAATCGACCTTAGCCCCCTGACCTGCGGCCTGTGTTTGAGTGGGCGCGAATTCTCCCCAGTTGCCAACAATCTGCTTCAGATGTTTCTGTTTATTTTGCCCGGGATCACCATACTCTTGAATGTTCTGCTGCAGGTATTTAGCAGCTTCTGGATACTGTCTCCGGTTCTCAAAGACACTCGTCAATTGAGCCAGTGCGTTTTCGGCCTGGTTGCTTTTACCCAGTGAGATCACCTTCTGATACAGCAGAATATAATTCTGATCGGCGGGCAACTCGAAGCGTTGAATTCCCGTTGACAGACGTGCGAGGGTTTCGGATCCTTTCAGACTCTCCAGAGAATACGGATTAACCTGCTCTTCCTCTTTGGCATCGTCCATCGCGCGAGTCCGGTACAGCAGGGGAAAATATTGCTGCAGGGTCTGTACGCCAAACTGACTGCGGGTAAAATTCGCGACTTCCAGAAGCACACGCGCTTCCCGCATGGGCTCCTGTTTGACTGATTCCGCGAGCATCCAGCGCCAGCGTTCTCCATCATTAGCCGCTCCCTCCCAGGACTCGGGCACTCGATAGTAAACGGGCTTGCCATTCGCATCCACGGGCGCCCCGTCCGGCCCTCCGCTGGGTTCACCCCGAAACCAGTTACCAGGTTCTGCCCCGACGCTCTGGTAGTCGGGGGTTGCCTCAAGATCAGTCAAAATCTGAAGCTTCCAGGCAGCGCGTCCCTGGCGGCCTGACATCAGGTATCTGGCATAGTCAGCATAAATCTGGGCTGCGAGCGCCGGGTCATTGGAAGTCTTCAATTCCTCAACCGCCTGACTCATCAGCTGTAAGGCCCGGAGACGGTCCTGTTCCCGTGTATTCACATATCGACTGCCACCCCGCTGGTGACCGCGGATGAACTTACCATCGATGATATATCCGAAATATGGTCCCTGAATCAGTGTTTCTGCAAGACGGGAGAGAACCAGCGGTTCGTCGCTGTGTACTTTGAGAATTGCTTCTCGAAACGCGTCGATTTCACTGACGCGATTCAAACGCTGCAGACACTGGATGCCTGCCTGCAGATCATGCACCACCTCTGTTGCTGAACTGTCCTGTCGGGTTGCCAGCTTCTGATACAGCTCCCAGGCATCCCGGTAGTTCCCCTGTTTCTGATAGGAATCTGCCAGCGAACGGGCTTCGGGCGGACTTTTTTCTGCCGCAAAGAGATAAACTCCCAGCGAGGTCAGGCTAACCAGCATGCATGACCAGAGAAGGTGTTTTTTTATGGATAACTTTAACATTGCAGGACCTGTATCAAGATGTGTTTAATTTTGAAGTGCTTCAGACGGGAATCATAATATTTCGCGTTGGTTTGACGAACGGAATTCCCGCCGAGTTCCCGAAATTCTCATAATTTTCAAGCCATACAGAAAAACAAGGTAGGAGAAACCAGTGGATTACTGCATAATCCTGAATCAAATTGATCTTCCTGCATGTATTATGCTTCCTGGCGCTCGAGAGACTCTTCGATGGACTGGATTACAGCGACAATCTCACTTACCGGTTACCTGATTACACTGGCGCTGATTCCCCACATCCTGCTGCAGAAGAAACGACACCCCGTCTCCACGGTTTCCTGGATTCTAAGTATTCTGCTGCTCCCCGGTCTAGGTGGTATCATTTATCTCTTCTTCGGAATCAACCGCGTTCAACGACGTTCCAGATCGAAAGAGCGGGCCAATCAGTCGCTGGCTCCCAAACTCCCCCAGATCATCCAAAACCAGCTGCTCTCCAATGATGAGTACCTGGTCCTGAATCAGAATCTGATGCGGCTGGCACAGAACATCGCCCATACTGTGCCCACCTATGGCAACAGTATCGAACTGTTGACAGATACCAACCGCACACTGGGACTGATTAAACAGGCAATTCTGAACGCCCAACATTCCCTGCACCTGGAATACTATATCTGGCAACCCGATCAATCAGGCACCATGTTGCGCGACCTGCTGATAGAAAAAGCAAAAGCAGGCGTTGAAGTTCGCTTTCTCTACGACGGTTTCGGGTCAATGAATCTCAGGAACCACTTTTTCAAGCCGATGATTGCCGCAGGAATACAGGTCGCCCCCTTCCTGCCAGGTGCCTCAATTCGCGAACGCTGGTCGATCAATCTTCGTAACCATCGTAAAATTGTGATTGTCGACGGGAACGTGGCATTCACCGGTGGTATGAACATCGGAGATGAATATCTGGGGCAGCATCAGAATCTTGGATTCTGGCGCGATACTCATCTCAAAATCGAAGGCCCGGAAACACTGCAGCTGCAACAGGTGTTTGCAGAAGACTGGTTCTTCGCCACCGGAGAAGCATTGACTCATTCGCAGTATTTTCCCCATCCGGAAACCGATGGGAACGTCACAGCACAGACGCTCTGTTCCGGGCCGGAAAAAAATGCAGATGTTTTCCTGACCCTGATGTTTGCCGCCATCAATGAAGCCCGCGAGAGTCTGTTACTGACGACGTCTTATTTCGTCCCGCCAGAATCATTAACAACCGCGCTCGAATCAGCAGCGCGGCGGGGAGTTCATGTGAGACTGCTGGTTTCCGGTAAGTCAGCAAATCCCTCGACCGTACATGCCGGCCGCTCCTATTATGATTCGCTGCTCGATGCCGGTGTGGAAATCTATGAGTACAACAAGGGAATCCTGCACTCCAAAACACTCACGATCGATGGCTGCTGGTCCCTCGTGGGGACCGCCAACTTTGATTCCCGCAGCCTGATTCTCAATTTCGAAGTCGGACTGGCAATCTATGACCGCAAGTTTGCCCAGCGGCTGAGAGAAACCTGTGAACAGGACCTGCTGGATGCGACCAAAATCACTGAAGCTGAATGGGATCAACGCAGCAGACTGGTGATATTAAAACAGAATATCTATCGCCTGTTTGCGCCCGTCATGTAACGGCACGCCTATCGCGTTGTATGCCGATAGGCTTCTGACGCCCCCTCAGGCAGTCGGGACAAATAGCGAATCAGCTGAACGGCCTCGGCTTTCGTCAGTAAATTCAGCAGCCCATCCGGCATCGACGATTTCTTGACGGGAATGATCTCATCCACGTCCTTCTTTTTAATCAGCTGCCGCTTCCCTTCACTGGTCAGCAACATGATCTCATCGGGTCCCGCTGCGCCCATCATGCCGGTATGAGACTTACCGGCACTGGTAATGATGGTAAACGTGGGATATTCTTCGGAAACGAAATGGGAAGGAAAGATGGTCGCCTGCAGGATCTCCTTCTGCTGGAAACGCCTGCTGACATGAGTCAGATCAGGTCCGATTTTCTCACCTGTTTTTCCAAAGAGATGACATTTGACACAGGTCGCTTTTACAAACGCCTCAGCTCCCAGCTTCAGATTAGCCGGTTTAGTCGACTCGTTCTTCAATTCTTTCAACAGGCCGGCATATTTCCAGCGGCTGTCCTCTGATTCCACAGGAAGTTCCGCGGGAAGTTCGTCTGGATATTTTAGAGCAAACCATTTCTGCCAGGCCACGAGCGGAGATGAAGCAGCTTCTCCCGACTGTTCGGGATGTTGTCCAGTCCAGTGCTCCAGCAGTTTCACTGCAATCGCCTGTCCCTCAGGATTCTGCTGCAGCCCGACCAGAATCACCTGCCGAATCCATTGTGCTTTGTTGGATCGCCTGTGAAAGCGAGTCAATGCCTGCATCACGGCCCGGGCCTGTTTTCCTTCGACGATATTTAACGACCGAACGAGAATTCGCCAGTCGGCGTCCCGGCGCTGATTTTCCTGTGAATACCAGCTGATCGCCTCAGCCACATCATTTCGTCGCTCGGGATAGGATTCGAAAAGTTCATGCAGGTAGATCAGAGTCGGTTCGTCCGCAATGCGTCCCATGGCAATCAACAGCGCATTGAGCTGTTGCGCTGCCCGAGGATCTTTCTGCTTCTGTTTCTGTAACTTGATCTCCAGATCGCGTAAAGCAGGTAGCTCTGCCCCGGTAATGCGTTTCAGAGGTTCTCCTTCCACCAGAATCTGATAGTCACCATCCGCGACTTCATACAACCAGGTGTTTTCCAATCGCTCAATTTGTACGGAGATCTCTGGTGAACCGGCTCGGAGAGGTGAGCGAAGATCCGCTAACAGCGAGAGACTCAATACCGTGCAGATCAGAAACGTTTTGCCAGGGAGATTCATAAAGGGACTCGGATTAAAAAGACATTTCAATAATTATTGGACTCTTTAATCTTACTGAAGGAAACCCGCTTCACACTATGCTCCTTTTCCGTTTTTGTTTAAAATTCGAACAGGTATATCCGATTAATTACACTTTTCAGGGACGAACCATGATCCTTACAAAACTGATACACAACCTTCGTCAGCAAAGTCTGTTTCGCGCCGCTTTTGTTTGCAGCCTGCTGCTACTCACATTCAGCTGCTCGTCACAAGAAAGCCAGGAAACGACAAAAACTGAGCCGCAGCCCGAAGCTGCTCCCTCCGAGACAGCAACTCCCGAAGCCAAACCTGCTCCCGAAGCCAAACCTGCTAAGACAGAAGATATCACACTGACCTTAAGCGATGCTGCCGGTTTTGAAGAGATCCTCAAGCAACAGCAGGGTAAAGTCGTTCTGGTTGACTTCTGGGCAACCTGGTGTATTCCCTGTGTCAAGAATTTCCACCATACGGTGGAATGGAATCAGAAACTCGCCGATCAGGGGTTGAGTGTCATCTCGGTCAGCATGGATGAATCAGACGAGGCAACTCAGAAAGCCGTTCGCGAATTTCTCGAAAAGCAGAAAGCGCAATTCACTAACGTCCTGGCGACCGCAGCTGATGACAAGGATCCGATGGAGACCTTTGGAATCGATGACGGCGCGCTCCCGCACTACCGTATCTACGACCGCAGTGGGAAACTGGTTAAGAAATTCTCTTTTGCAGACCCCAGCCAGGAAATCACGCAGGCAGATATTGAAGCAGCAATCGAAGCAGCCCTCAAACAGAAACCGGAATAAGACATTCCCCAGTCCGAGTTTATTGCATGTTTCAAAAGCTCTGGTCGACTTGCCTGGATGAGGTTGTTGGTTTCTATCTCCTGCATCGGTTCTTCTACTACCAAAAGCAACCGCTGGTGGTCTCGAGTGCGCGTGAAACCACGCCGGAACTCCAGAGTGGTGAGTTAGACCAGTTTTTTTCTCCGAAACCGGATCCAGCCCAGTTGGAGTATCAGTCCGAGTTACGTCCGGTCTCCAAGACTACATTCCCCTCTGCGGAAGTAAAAGACTTCAGGTTTCAGTCCAGCGTCGCCAGCGGATTTCCTGAAAATGACCGCGTCAAAGGTCGCCACTGGAAATCGACCGTTCAATCCACGCAGAGTAACAACCCGGAACGCCTGACCGTTGTCGCCGTTGATGGAATTGTGCAGTTGGGGGTCCGCAGCTTTAACAGGCTGGCGGAACGATTAACGCCACACGGGATCGATGTGGTCATGCTGGACAGCCCTTTCAATTTCCGACGCACTCCTCCGGGATACCGACCTGGCCAGTTAATCGCAGGGGGAAATATCGACCACCAGTTGATGGTCGCCCGGCAGGGAGTTCTCGATCTCTGGAGTCTGATTCTGACACTCCAGTCTCAGGGACATCGTATCGGTCTGATGGGCATCAGTCACGGGGCCTGGTTAACGCTGATAGCGACTCTGCTGGTGGAAAACCTTGAATTCGCGCATGCGATTACGCCTCCTGTCGATCTCTTGCGAATCCTTGATGAAGGGGGCACTGTAGTAAATGCAATCCGCCGTGGCGCCAGTCATGATCCGCCTGAGGAAGCTCAACTGGAAACGCTTTGTAAACCACTACGATTGAATCAGTGGCAACCATTGTTATCTCCAGATCAGATTCGTCTGCATATCGCCGACTTTGATCGCTTTGTCCCCTCACTGCGGATCGCTGAGCTGGCAGATCAGTGGGGCACCAGGGTCTCGCATCACAAACTGGGACACATTGAAGCGACCACGGGGCCGAAAGTCGTCTATCAGGTCGCAGAAGAGATTCTCAAGCGCTATCAGTAAAAGCAGTGACGCGGTCAGTAATATGCTCTCTAACTGAAAGCTCATTCAGTTCAAAGATCTTCTCGATACAACCTGTACAACCCGCATGGTTTTCGCACAGTTCCCCGCTTTTCGAGAGAATGTGTTGAGAAAATGCATCATGTTGTTTCCTGGCAACCTATCTTTGATTGAAAGGCTGGTTGAAGACTATTGCTCTTTTAGCTGTGGACTTGAACCACTTTTCAGTGGGCCTGTAATTTTCAATCTCCCCTGTGAGATAAACCGATTTCATCCGTCCCTATTGTAGAAACCGTTTTGAAACCATTCAAAACAGGTCATTGCCAAGGAAGAAACAATGCAGGTACGAGTTCGTGATCTGATGACCCAGAGTCCGGTCAGTGTGCCACTGGGAACAACTCTTCAGCAAGCCGCCCGGCGCATGATCGAAGCAGAATCGCCTGAAGTCTACGTGACCGACCATCAAATGCGACTGGTCGGCGTTGTCCCCGAGTACAACTTTCTGAAACAGAAATTGCAGCTCGCTGACATGAATGCTCCGGTTGAATCCATCATGCATGTTCAGTTGGAAACCCTCTCACCGGACGACGATGCCTTGCTGCAGGCTCCGCTGTTCCGTGATCGTCGCAACAGCTGTATGCCTGTGACAGACGAGGGACTGCTGATCGGAAAACTGACCTGCCGCGACCTGTTCCGCCTGATGCTGACATTAGATGAAGTCGACTGCGACACAGAGCAGGAAGTGAAAGTGTCTTCCACGACGGAAATTCACTCCTCAACGCACGACATCAATCCGCCACACCTGAATCGAGTCAATTCTCATCGCCAGTTGCTGCAGTTGCATGGTCTGATTGACGACTAGCCGAAAAGACCTCACAGCTCCTAATTTTGAGTTGTCTTGAGGTCGATGCCCATATCTTTGAACAGTAAGATCATGTCTTCCCAGACGTTCTTCTTGGCGGATGGGTTTCTCAGCAGGTAGGACGGATGGTAGGTACACACGACTCTGGCCCGACCATATTCGTAAAACTGCCCGCGCATCTTGCCAATCGGAAGCTCTGAGTGCAGCAGATTCTTTGCAGCCACTGACCCCCAACAGACGATGTAATCCGGATCGACAATCTCGATCTGAGCATCGAGAAAGCCTCGACAG
This window harbors:
- the cls gene encoding cardiolipin synthase, whose amino-acid sequence is MDWITATISLTGYLITLALIPHILLQKKRHPVSTVSWILSILLLPGLGGIIYLFFGINRVQRRSRSKERANQSLAPKLPQIIQNQLLSNDEYLVLNQNLMRLAQNIAHTVPTYGNSIELLTDTNRTLGLIKQAILNAQHSLHLEYYIWQPDQSGTMLRDLLIEKAKAGVEVRFLYDGFGSMNLRNHFFKPMIAAGIQVAPFLPGASIRERWSINLRNHRKIVIVDGNVAFTGGMNIGDEYLGQHQNLGFWRDTHLKIEGPETLQLQQVFAEDWFFATGEALTHSQYFPHPETDGNVTAQTLCSGPEKNADVFLTLMFAAINEARESLLLTTSYFVPPESLTTALESAARRGVHVRLLVSGKSANPSTVHAGRSYYDSLLDAGVEIYEYNKGILHSKTLTIDGCWSLVGTANFDSRSLILNFEVGLAIYDRKFAQRLRETCEQDLLDATKITEAEWDQRSRLVILKQNIYRLFAPVM
- a CDS encoding c-type cytochrome → MNLPGKTFLICTVLSLSLLADLRSPLRAGSPEISVQIERLENTWLYEVADGDYQILVEGEPLKRITGAELPALRDLEIKLQKQKQKDPRAAQQLNALLIAMGRIADEPTLIYLHELFESYPERRNDVAEAISWYSQENQRRDADWRILVRSLNIVEGKQARAVMQALTRFHRRSNKAQWIRQVILVGLQQNPEGQAIAVKLLEHWTGQHPEQSGEAASSPLVAWQKWFALKYPDELPAELPVESEDSRWKYAGLLKELKNESTKPANLKLGAEAFVKATCVKCHLFGKTGEKIGPDLTHVSRRFQQKEILQATIFPSHFVSEEYPTFTIITSAGKSHTGMMGAAGPDEIMLLTSEGKRQLIKKKDVDEIIPVKKSSMPDGLLNLLTKAEAVQLIRYLSRLPEGASEAYRHTTR
- a CDS encoding alpha-2-macroglobulin family protein, whose product is MLVSLTSLGVYLFAAEKSPPEARSLADSYQKQGNYRDAWELYQKLATRQDSSATEVVHDLQAGIQCLQRLNRVSEIDAFREAILKVHSDEPLVLSRLAETLIQGPYFGYIIDGKFIRGHQRGGSRYVNTREQDRLRALQLMSQAVEELKTSNDPALAAQIYADYARYLMSGRQGRAAWKLQILTDLEATPDYQSVGAEPGNWFRGEPSGGPDGAPVDANGKPVYYRVPESWEGAANDGERWRWMLAESVKQEPMREARVLLEVANFTRSQFGVQTLQQYFPLLYRTRAMDDAKEEEQVNPYSLESLKGSETLARLSTGIQRFELPADQNYILLYQKVISLGKSNQAENALAQLTSVFENRRQYPEAAKYLQQNIQEYGDPGQNKQKHLKQIVGNWGEFAPTQTQAAGQGAKVDYRFRNGKQVHFEAYQINVAELLKDVKDYLKSHPDRLDWNKINISNLGYRLVQEQQKKYQGELVSRWDMKLEPLAGHRDRRVTVATPLQNAGAYLLIAKMEDGNTSRIVVWLDDTVIVHKRMADRTFYYVADARSGQAVPNANLEFFGYQNKYVARNQRQTLTASFAEQTDENGQAFPEENLLKREFQWIAIARTKSGRFAYQGFDRFWYQPSPQEQYQVNKIYGITDRPVYRPGQKVDYKFWVRNVGYDLSRSEEALFDQREVTLKLIGRDQKQIFEKTLTTDEYGGANGEWEIPKDAALGSYSFVVEVKYDFASGKNRNRRFASSFSFRVEEYKKPEYEVSVEAPDEPVALGDTIKAKIKAKYYFGSPVINAEVKYKVTRTSYEQHWYPYDPWDWLYGSGYWWFTGDHPWYPGWGRWGCIAPGPWWIHRRSAPPEVVMSNTVPIGSNGEVEIEIDTALAKAIHGDEDHRYEITAEVVDESRRTIVGKGSVLVAREPFKVFAWMNRGYYRVGDSMTASFKAQTLDQKPVQGTGKIVLYRITYNQQGEPQETAVQEWDVNPQEDGTITQKMSAAQSGQYRVACVVTDKQGKQIEGGSLFTIRGEGFDGKEYRFNDLEIIVEKKNYQPVEKVRLLINTNQPGSTVLLFLRPVNGVYQKPQVLKLAGKSTTYELGLTRKDLPNLFVEAVTIHQGQVFTEAREIAVPPEKRVVNLEVESSETEYKPGQDATVKLKVTDAEGNPVEGSLVVSVYDKSVEYISGGSNVSDIKSFFWKWKRSHHPLTYSSLSRSFHNLLKQGEVGMQMLGAFGNLMPANADKSDQFGVMEGPGPGVLPAMKSGRATPMAGVPLSMAPAEEKASELQADAAVASAGSSAVVEPAVRQNFADTAFWNGAINTDQDGLAEVSFKMPENLTSWKIRSWSMGTGTMVGEGQREVVTRKNLIIRLQAPRFFTETDEVVLSANVHNYLKTSKDVKVVLELDGDALEPLDELTQTVTIDANGEKRIDWRVKASRAGFAVIRMKALTDEESDAMQMTFPVKVHGILKTESFTGSIRPDDSSAQISFQIPGQRTTELSRLELRYSPSLAGAMVDALPYLIYNPHKTTDCTLYRFLPTVMTQNILKQMGLDLKEIERKRTNLNAQEIGDDQKRAEQWKRYGQNPIFNQGEVDLIVKQGVADLTSMQLSDGGWGWFSGWQERSSPFFTARVVQGLALAQQSDVALVPGTLERGVEWLKNYQQQEVRKLLNAPAKTKPYKEYASNLDAYVFLVLVNQGVTNEQMYDFLYRDRTELSVYALGMLGLASHKLERQDRLAMLMDNMDQYLVQDPENQTAYLNLPENNWWWHWYGNEVEANAYYLKLLSKVDPQNPKAAQLVKYLLNNRKHGTYWSSVSDTAIAVEALAEYWTASGEDQPDLTLEVYLDGEKQKEVKITAADLFTYDNKFVLEGDALTGGAHRLEIRKQGRGPVYYNAYVTYFTKEDFITATGLEVKVERKYYQLIPEDADIKTSGSEGQVVDQRVEKYQRQEITRETALKSGDLVEVELIFDSKNDYEYLVFEDFRAAGLEPVELRSGYSYNGLRNYQEFRDDRVVFYIRQLPRGKHSLNYRLRAEIPGKFSGLPTTGEGMYAPELKANSDEMKLQIIDK